From a region of the Thiorhodovibrio winogradskyi genome:
- a CDS encoding ribose-phosphate diphosphokinase: protein MPASQMMVFSGNANLALSSEIASHLNIPLGKAVVGQFSDGEVMTEIQDNVRGRDVFVVQPTCAPTNDNLLELLVMIDALRWASAKRVTAVIPYYGYARQDRRPRSARVPITARLVAKMIGSAGADRVLTVDLHADQIQGFFDIPVDNVYASPILLGDIWRQKYPNLIVVSPDVGGVVRARALAKRLDDADLAIIDKRRPRANEARVMNIIGDVRGRSCVLIDDLVDTAGTLCQAAAALKEQGAARVSAYCTHPVLSGPAVDNINASMLDELVVTNTIPLNSQARACEKIRQLSIGELLAETMRRVSNEESVSSLFVD from the coding sequence GTGCCCGCCAGCCAGATGATGGTATTTTCCGGCAATGCCAATTTGGCCTTGTCGAGCGAAATTGCCTCGCACCTGAATATCCCCCTCGGCAAAGCCGTGGTGGGACAGTTCAGTGATGGCGAGGTGATGACCGAAATTCAGGATAATGTCCGCGGACGGGATGTCTTTGTCGTGCAGCCGACCTGCGCGCCGACCAACGACAACCTCCTTGAGCTCTTGGTCATGATTGACGCCCTTCGCTGGGCATCCGCCAAGCGCGTGACCGCGGTCATCCCCTACTATGGCTATGCCCGTCAGGATCGCCGCCCGCGCTCGGCACGGGTGCCGATTACCGCGCGCCTGGTTGCCAAGATGATCGGTTCCGCGGGCGCTGACCGGGTACTGACGGTTGACCTGCACGCGGATCAGATTCAGGGTTTTTTCGACATCCCGGTCGATAACGTCTATGCCTCACCCATTCTGCTCGGCGACATCTGGCGGCAGAAGTACCCGAATCTCATCGTGGTCTCGCCCGATGTTGGCGGTGTGGTGCGCGCGCGCGCCTTGGCCAAGCGGCTCGACGACGCCGATCTGGCTATCATTGACAAGCGCCGCCCGCGCGCGAACGAGGCGCGGGTGATGAACATCATTGGCGATGTGCGTGGACGCTCTTGCGTGCTGATCGATGATTTGGTCGATACCGCCGGTACCCTGTGCCAGGCGGCCGCCGCGCTCAAGGAACAAGGCGCGGCCAGGGTGTCTGCATACTGTACTCACCCAGTGCTTTCTGGGCCGGCGGTGGATAATATCAATGCGTCCATGCTCGATGAGCTGGTGGTGACCAACACTATTCCGCTGAACAGCCAGGCGCGGGCATGCGAAAAAATTCGCCAGTTGAGCATTGGCGAACTCTTGGCCGAGACTATGCGCCGGGTCTCGAACGAAGAATCCGTCAGCTCACTGTTCGTCGACTAG
- a CDS encoding 50S ribosomal protein L25/general stress protein Ctc, producing MSETMQISAQARTDVGKGASRRLRRQGQVPGILYGGDKAPQMFTMPHSELVKSAAQESFYSTLLDLELAGEHLQVVLKDLQRHPAKPFILHVDFQRVSKGEKLRMTVPIHFENETICKGIKLGGQASHNLTELDILCLPQDLPEYIAVNMADMEIGQTLHVSEILLPKGVELDSSVDADAPVVVVHTTHVAADETAGEHSDEDATD from the coding sequence ATGAGCGAGACAATGCAAATTAGCGCCCAGGCGCGCACGGACGTGGGGAAGGGTGCGAGCCGCCGCCTGCGTCGTCAAGGCCAGGTGCCGGGTATTTTGTACGGCGGCGACAAGGCCCCGCAGATGTTCACGATGCCCCACAGCGAACTGGTCAAAAGCGCCGCGCAGGAATCTTTCTACTCGACCTTGCTCGATTTGGAGCTGGCCGGGGAGCATTTGCAGGTGGTCCTCAAGGATCTGCAAAGACATCCAGCCAAGCCCTTTATTCTGCACGTGGATTTTCAGCGTGTCAGCAAGGGCGAGAAGCTGCGCATGACGGTGCCAATTCATTTCGAGAACGAGACTATCTGCAAAGGGATCAAGCTCGGCGGTCAAGCTTCGCACAATCTGACCGAGCTCGATATCCTTTGTTTACCGCAGGATCTGCCGGAATACATTGCGGTCAACATGGCGGATATGGAGATCGGTCAGACGCTGCATGTTTCTGAGATCCTGCTACCCAAGGGGGTTGAACTCGACTCCAGCGTCGATGCCGATGCGCCCGTGGTGGTGGTGCATACCACCCATGTCGCGGCCGATGAGACCGCTGGCGAGCACAGCGACGAGGACGCGACTGATTGA